A section of the Trachemys scripta elegans isolate TJP31775 chromosome 10, CAS_Tse_1.0, whole genome shotgun sequence genome encodes:
- the RPS15A gene encoding 40S ribosomal protein S15a, whose translation MTAGETGERFSPTGRAGIARSLRSPSTTPSSHNTLHAPGLFLFPPSCCTGIMVRMNVLADALKSINNAEKRGKRQVLIRPCSKVIVRFLTVMMKHGYIGEFEIIDDHRAGKIVVNLTGRLNKCGVISPRFDVQLKDLEKWQNNLLPSRQFGYIVLTTSAGIMDHEEARRKHTGGKILGFFF comes from the exons ATGACAGCAGGAGAGACAGGCGAGCGCTTCTCTCCGACTGGGAGAGCGGGTATCGCGAGATCCCTGAGATCTCCTTCCACCACCCCGAGTTCCCATAACACCCTGCACGCGCCTGGCCTCTTCCTTTTTCCGCCATCTTGCTGCACCG GCATCATGGTGCGCATGAATGTTCTGGCCGATGCCCTCAAGAGCATCAACAATGCAGAGAAACGTGGAAAACGTCAAGTTCTCATTAGACCGTGCTCTAAAGTAATCGTGCGGTTTTTAACTGTGATGATGAAGCATG GTTACATTGGTGAATTTGAGATCATTGACGATCACAGAGCTGGGAAAATTGTTGTTAATCTCACAGGCAGACTGAACAAG TGTGGTGTGATCAGTCCCAGATTTGATGTTCAGTTGAAGGACCTGGAAAAGTGGCAGAACAACCTTTTGCCTTCACGTCAGTTTGG GTACATAGTGCTGACAACTTCCGCTGGCATCATGGACCATGAGGAAGCAAGGCGAAAACACACAGGAGGCAAAATCCTGGGATTCTTTTtctaa